Proteins encoded by one window of Salvia splendens isolate huo1 chromosome 7, SspV2, whole genome shotgun sequence:
- the LOC121810692 gene encoding uncharacterized protein LOC121810692, with product MGRIYTYECPLLTHHVIVIERGKYQQTHLQCVIDDFSSFTCCQDGKVLLVIREYYEMQSAGLSGLKYPKGFITPYKGVRYHLKEWGHGTQAPQTTEVLFNLKHSKARNVIERSFAVLKMRWGILRSPNFYPIEVQTGLIIACFLLHNFIRTHMEVDPYEELVGAQHEDGNGSDHDDPVVPTITTVAPTPMWTKKRDDLAAAMWAQRTNV from the exons ATGGGACGTATATACACGTACGAGTGCCCATTGCTGACACACCACGTTATCGTAATAGAAAGGGGCAAGTATCAACAAACACACTTGCAGTGTGTGATCGACGACTTCAGTTCGTTTACGTGCTGCCAGGATGGGAAGGTTCTGCTGGTGATTCGAGAATATTACGAGATGCAATCAGCCGGCCTCTCGGGCTTAAAGTACCCAAAG GGATTCATCACACCGTACAAAGGCGTTCGTTACCATTTGAAGGAGTGGGGTCATGGAACCCAAGCACCGCAAACAACCGAGGTATTGTTCAACTTGAAGCACTCTAAAGCTCGGAATGTCATTGAGCGTTCTTTTGCAGTGCTCAAGATGCGTTGGGGAATACTTCGCAGCCCAAACTTCTATCCTATCGAGGTCCAAACGGGATTgataattgcttgtttcttactTCACAATTTTATACGCACTCACATGGAGGTGGATCCGTATGAGGAATTGGTAGGAGCTCAGCATGAGGACGGGAATGGGAGTGATCACGATGACCCTGTGGTGCCCACGATCACTACGGTCGCGCCAACACCAATGTGGACGAAGAAGAGGGACGACCTAGCTGCTGCAATGTGGGCACAGAGGACAAACGTGTGA